A region of the Pygocentrus nattereri isolate fPygNat1 chromosome 27, fPygNat1.pri, whole genome shotgun sequence genome:
aaaatttctaatatttctcatgttaGAGTCTTAAGAGCATTAGCCTATTATTCAACTTACCTCTAGAcgttttttacttgttttgaatgatgtttttctactgaaagtgtCTTTTTCCAGTGGCAGATCAGTTTGTGTTTCaacaaataatgtttaaaacaaatgaaatgatctGCCACTGGAACAAAACACTTTAACTAGattaaaatgacctaaaacaggtaaaaatatTGAcacaaagggttaaaatctcAATATTCTTAGAACTCTCTCGTAGTAAGAGATTTTAAACATTGAGTAGATTTAAGGTGTTTTTACTCACTAAAACATCGTTTTTATTAAGTAAATCAGTAGACACttaatagatggttcttcaagggttctttgatgaagacaatagttctgtatagaaactaTACAATGtgttatggttctataaagaacctttttttgaaaatggttctatagagcaccaaaaagggttctgttattgtagcaagcttgacattgtcacaACAGCAGCCATAATCAGCACATtatccatcgatctgaagaaccatttccccatgcagagaaccaattaagcatgcaaatggtttttaGAGTGGTTATGGTCAAATATAGAACGAGTATCCttactatagaacccttgaagaactgtctttttaagagtgtaaaggACAGTTTTGGAAACTAGAACCACGCTGTCAGCTCAGTGAGAGGAGAGAATGAGCAGAACGTGTCTTTGTTCAGGTACGAGAACGAGCTGGCCATGCGCCAGTCTGTGGAGGCCGATATTGCTGGACTAAAGAGGGTTCTAGATGAGCTGAACATGACCAAAAAAGACCTAGCGCTGCAGATCGAGGCCCTGACAGAGGAGCTGGCCTTCCTCAAGAAGAACCACGAGGAGGTGATTAGTACTAAAGATCGTTCTCTGTGTCAAATAGTACAATAAGTTCCTGTTTGTGTTATGCTGGTAGAACCCCATGCTGAAGCCTTCTTAGATGTAGAACCTAGTTAGACCTTTTGAAAAATCAAAGTAAAGGTGTACAGATATAATCTAGAACCAGTCCAGGTTTCTGTGGGTGTATGAGGGTGTATATGCACTGACCAGTGAATGAGTAGGTCCAGAGATGGCGTTCATCTCCATCTTCCTCCAGGACCTGCTGTCCACGCGCACTGAGATGAGTGGACAGATCCACGTGGAGGTCGACGCTGCGCCACAGGAAGATCTGACCAAAGTTCTGGAGGAGATCCGTGAGCACTATGAGGCCGTTGCTGCCAAGAGCCAGAGGGACCTGGAGGGATGGTTCCAGGCCAAGGTTGGTTCCTCCAAACCGTTCAGTCTGCtaactatattttatattaaacagaaaatacagtgaATTAAGCGTTTTGATATACTCACCATAATCTTTTGTAAACTTTAGGGTGAGTTATAATGTCATTGTAATGTTCTTATTAAGCCTTATCTACCCAATAAAGGTTCATTACTACTTCATCAATCAGTAGCTACACAGAATCAAGCACTTTTATTTGAGTATTAATTATAAATCAGTCTGTATTATTAAATACGTGTGTGATTAGACTGATTAGACTCAGTCTAACAGGTTAGATATTGACGAGAAGCTGGTAATGAATGCAGTTCTTGGTAAAATAAGGCTTATACAGCAGAAAGCTATGGAGCCCCTGGAGGTATATGGGACCTGTTTTCAGGTAAAAATCTAGTGTACACTAGATACTACCAAATAAGTACTAGTTATTATATGGTGCACACCAGATGTGTATCCTGTGCACACCTGTGCACTGTGGGCTCACCACATGTATATCTGGTGCTAATctgatagtatctggtgctcatcACATAGTATCTGATGGCATCAGATGCTCGTCTCATAGTAATTGGTGCTTAACTGATACCGTTTGGTGCTCACCTGATGGTACCTAGTGgtcaccacatagtatctgaTGTGCACCACATAGTATCTAGTGCTAACCTGATAGTATCCGATGAAGCAATTAACCACCACTTCAGACCACCTCAGACCCCCTCAGCCCACCACGTACAGAGGCTTACGACTCAATGTCCTCctgactctctctgttctcctacCAGTCGGAGACCCTGAAGCAGGAAGTTGCCACCAGCACAGAAACACTGCAGACCTCCAAGACAGAAGTGAACACGGTGAAGAGCTCGGTGCAGTCTCTGGAGATTGAGCTTCAGTCTCTATTAGCCATGGTGAGACCACAGAACCGCTCCGTTACAAACTTAACATCCATTCTGTAACGTTTACGGTGAAGTTTAACCGAATTCCTGCTCCTGGTCACAGAAAGCGTCCATGGAGAGCACGTTGGCCGAGACTCAGACGCGCTACTCCATGCAGCTGTCGGGCTACCAAGCGCAGGTGAGGCCTGAACGTCTCTTATACTTCATTCAGGaacatctgaagtttgctgctTCCTTTGGGGCTTAACGTGCATGTGCTGGTCTTCAGGTGAGCAGTCTAGAGGACCAGCTGGTGCAGCTCCGCGCTGACCTGGAGCGTCAGGGTCAGGAGTACCAGATGCTGCTGGATATCAAGTCCCGATTGGAGATGGAGATCACAGAGTACAGGAGGCTGCTGGACGCAGAAGCCAGTGGCAGGTATATAACCTGCAGAATATCACTATAACCCACATAGAATAGAATTTATACCTAATTAGAATACCAATTGTGcagctagggtgttgctaggtggttgctatggcatctcAGATGGTTGTAGAATGTTATTATGCATttgctattgtatcccaggtagttgcttgAATGTtggtaggtggttgctatggtattccagatgGTTGGTAGTTGGTTGCAGATGGATGCTATGATATCCTACATAGTTAAATCGGTTTTACTAATGGACTTTAATCACTGTACCCACTTTTATACCCCTTCATTcttatgggggaaaaaaatgatccaatacttaaaaacaaaaaactgtatACAAGCCCACCATTCACCATCAGACCAAACTTTCCGGAGTTGGAATGGTGtagatattttgaaaactaCAGCATTAATTAGCGGACAAAATTCCAGCAGAAAAACAAGAAGAGGAAGACGAAGAGAAAGAATATACCATGAGGTGACACTAGTGCTTTGCGATCACTAACTGTGATTAATATTGCTTTAATCATCTTCAGAGAAGATCTATAGGGAAAGTAACATCATGTGTCTGTTGCATTTCACGTTCTTCTGACTGCATTTCAATTCAGCACAAATTCCTCTCCAGACAGtaaaacttttatttcattgctgATTTTTTAGTTGGAAACAGGTAAAATACTGAATTCGTCCCATTAGAAAACTATCCAATCTTGATTGTTCcctctctgtggtatctaggttaAGTCATCTGAGCTGCTCTCTTACTGGTTAGGATTTCAACAGCTCAACTGAAGGAATTACACATTAGATCGACTCCCAACATtattaggaagtgacagaaaAAAGCGACAGAGCAAATAATCACTAACAATAATAGAATTTAGTGATATGTTGAATTTATgaacttttatttctctttgcTGTTGAGGACACTGGACTTTACTGCACATTCTCTACAGACTGTaattgtgttagtgtgttaatTTCATGTAAACTGTTTATATTTACTGTCAGCTTTGGTTTTGTCATTTCACTTCATATCTTCAGAGATTTGTTTGCAGTgtaaacagcacaaaacatgttttcatttcCGAATTGGGCCATTTTCATACCTGGTGCTGAAATCTGATATACATATATCTAAAATGTAGCAAATCAACCACGACTCAAAATTCATCATCATTTCACGCAGGTCAATCTGAATCAGCCATTTAAGCAAATCCATCAGATTTTAAAGGAAGAACGtcagatttgagccacttttGCGTTCAATGTGAACAAAGCCTAATAATCCAGATCTGTTATTCTGGGATTGTGGAAACCTGATCAGCAGTTCCACAGCATGAAGTCAGCATTACAGTGACTGTGGAAAGAACCTATCAAAAGCATGTTCTCCATGTTCCTCCAGCGCCTCCATCTCCTCCAGCACCAGCTCCACTACCAAAGCGGCCGTGATCAAGGTGGTGGAAGAGGTGGTGGATGGGAAGGTGGTCTCCTCGTCCTCCTCCACAACAACATCAATCACTCGCAAGTGAAGTTCCTCCGACCTGCACTTCAAAAACAAGCCCTCCAACGAGTGAGA
Encoded here:
- the LOC108438410 gene encoding keratin, type I cytoskeletal 13-like; protein product: MATVFPARSSFISGGSFAGGAGGASRMSMSAGGGSRVSAMRAGSVYGGAGGSGVRISQASRSASLGSSAGGFGFSSGGGFGAGFGAGAGFGGGASAGFGAGTTSAADGSILGNEKFTMQNLNDRLASYLEKVHSLEKANAELELKIRQFLESRTSPAARDQTTYLGTISELQAKILDAIQLKGTVHLSIDNASLAADDFRTKYENELAMRQSVEADIAGLKRVLDELNMTKKDLALQIEALTEELAFLKKNHEEDLLSTRTEMSGQIHVEVDAAPQEDLTKVLEEIREHYEAVAAKSQRDLEGWFQAKSETLKQEVATSTETLQTSKTEVNTVKSSVQSLEIELQSLLAMKASMESTLAETQTRYSMQLSGYQAQVSSLEDQLVQLRADLERQGQEYQMLLDIKSRLEMEITEYRRLLDAEASGSASISSSTSSTTKAAVIKVVEEVVDGKVVSSSSSTTTSITRK